The following proteins are co-located in the Silene latifolia isolate original U9 population chromosome 1, ASM4854445v1, whole genome shotgun sequence genome:
- the LOC141646081 gene encoding uncharacterized protein LOC141646081 → MTTPRAQLQSVIYANSSHRQKRCNGKPIIAFSRKEEGHKSYVCPKKTGTPLIQGRAYMMIDGGEEEQADTITGKFLVNSCMAFILFDTGASLSHVSPTFVAKAKLPNPEAIHASIVIPNGQTLNCKARYRGVPVIILGSTFPANLISLDLPGFDIILGMDWLAKYHAKFECRDQKISLRNSLGARVTYRGYLPNTRVKVINAMKLASQMRKGEHTFLCNINSIGEEKLRIEDIPVVREFPEVFPEELPGIPPERDVEFSIDLVPGTAPISKSPYRMAPKELQELKIQLGEL, encoded by the coding sequence ATGACGACTCCCAGGGCTCAACTTCAAAGTGTTATCTATGCAAACAGCTCGCACCGGCAAAAGCGGTGTAACGGGAAACCCATCATCGCTTTTTCTCGTAAAGAGGAAGGTCACAAGTCTTACGTCTGTCCCAAGAAGACGGGAACCCCACTGATTCAGGGAAGGGCTTACATGATGATCGATGGTGGAGAAGAGGAACAAGCCGATACAATCACTGGTAAATTTCTGGTTAATTCTTGTATGGCTTTCATATTGTTCGACACAGGAGCATCTCTATCACATGTATCACCAACCTTCGTAGCTAAAGCTAAACTTCCAAATCCCGAAGCAATCCATGCATCCATTGTGATTCCTAACGGTCAGACCCTAAACTGCAAAGCGAGGTACCGAGGCGTTCCTGTTATCATCCTTGGTTCGACCTTTCCGGCTAACCTCATCAGCCTCGACCTACCTGGTTTCGACATCATTTTGGGAATGGATTGGCTAGCAAAGTACCACGCCAAGTttgagtgtagagaccaaaagatttcACTAAGGAACTCGCTCGGAGCAAGAGTAACTTATAGAGGTTACCTACCGAACACTCGGGTTAAGGTCATCAACGCTATGAAGCTAGCGAGCCAGATGCGTAAAGGAGAACATACCTTCTTGTGCAACATAAATTCCATAGGAGAGGAAAAGCTCAGGATCGAGGACATACCTGTAGTACGGGAATTTCCTGAGGTATTTCCCGAGGAATTACCAGGAATACCACCAGAGCGCGATGTGGAGTTCTCAATCGACCTAGTGCCAGGCACTGCACCGATTTCAAAGTCACCATATCGTATGGCCCCAAAAGAGTTGCAAGAGTTGAAGATTCAACTAGGGgaactgtaa